In Comamonadaceae bacterium OS-1, a single window of DNA contains:
- the dsbA gene encoding thiol:disulfide interchange protein DsbA produces MKRREFSLTSASVLAGSALVLSPFGSAHAQGKPPVAGTDYLVLDKPVPTEAPAGKVEVIEFFWYACPHCFAFEPALVAWLKKLPKNVAFRRVPVVFQDSFIPPQKLYYTLEAMGQLEAVHEKVFNAIHVERQKLDKDNLVIDWAIKQGLDKAKFVETYNSFSVATKVRKAAQLQEAYKVAGVPAMGVAGRFYTDGTQAQSMERGLTVVDYLVSQQKT; encoded by the coding sequence ATGAAACGTCGTGAGTTTTCCCTGACCTCTGCCAGCGTTCTGGCGGGCTCGGCCCTGGTTCTGTCCCCTTTCGGCAGCGCCCACGCGCAGGGCAAGCCGCCTGTGGCAGGTACCGACTACCTGGTGCTGGACAAGCCCGTTCCCACCGAAGCCCCGGCGGGCAAGGTCGAGGTGATCGAGTTCTTCTGGTACGCCTGCCCGCACTGCTTTGCCTTTGAGCCTGCATTGGTCGCCTGGCTCAAGAAGCTACCCAAGAACGTGGCTTTCCGCCGCGTGCCGGTGGTGTTCCAGGACAGCTTTATCCCGCCGCAAAAGCTCTACTACACGTTGGAAGCCATGGGCCAGCTGGAGGCGGTGCACGAAAAAGTGTTCAACGCCATCCATGTCGAGCGGCAAAAGCTGGACAAAGACAATCTGGTGATCGACTGGGCCATCAAGCAGGGCCTGGACAAAGCCAAGTTTGTGGAAACCTACAACTCGTTCTCGGTGGCCACCAAGGTGCGCAAAGCCGCGCAGTTGCAAGAGGCCTACAAAGTGGCCGGTGTGCCCGCCATGGGCGTGGCCGGGCGCTTCTACACCGACGGCACGCAAGCCCAGTCGATGGAGCGCGGCCTGACGGTGGTGGATTACCTGGTGTCGCAGCAGAAAACCTGA
- the rpoN gene encoding rNA polymerase sigma-54 factor → MKQGLSLRVSQHLALTPQLQQSIRLLQLSTLELSQEVDQMLDDNPFLERNLDDAPREEFGLAQADTPVSAGDRETESAPTSVAEYTSEASTEGSNDSESPLTGGDDTSWDGDGTSEMKPDDSEWGGDAPARQNNLGEDGEADATELARNQESLTSFLHRQALALRLGEVDQAALRFLIESLNDDGYLEDDLATLAQGLAGDDLEAQEELVHRFTVALRLLQSLEPAGVGATHLGECLVLQLKALQSTMGNDPVRKTALRICRQPMDLLARRDVKRLAQLCQASDADIKAAIALIARLEPKPGRRFVDVERNIVVPDVIVAKVGRGANAKFRVVLNPEVMPRLRVHDIYANALRQHKGGGKDASNNAALQQRLQEARWFIKNIQQRFDTILRVSNAIVERQKSFFSHGALAMRPLVLREIADELGLHESTISRVTTAKYMATPYGTFELKYFFGSSLGTETGGNASSTAVRALIKQFVASEDLKKPLSDSQLSDMLKEQGIECARRTVAKYREALRIAPTNLRKAL, encoded by the coding sequence ATGAAGCAAGGCCTCTCCCTACGCGTTTCCCAGCACCTGGCGCTCACGCCCCAGTTGCAGCAGTCCATCCGTCTGTTGCAGCTCTCCACCCTGGAGCTGAGCCAGGAAGTGGACCAGATGCTGGACGACAACCCGTTTCTGGAGCGCAACCTGGACGACGCGCCGCGCGAGGAGTTCGGTCTGGCCCAGGCCGACACGCCCGTCAGCGCGGGCGACCGCGAAACCGAATCTGCTCCTACTTCTGTAGCTGAATACACAAGCGAGGCAAGCACGGAGGGCTCAAATGATTCGGAATCTCCGCTGACCGGCGGCGACGATACCAGCTGGGACGGCGACGGCACCTCCGAGATGAAGCCCGACGACAGCGAGTGGGGCGGTGACGCCCCCGCGCGCCAGAACAACCTGGGCGAAGACGGCGAAGCCGATGCCACCGAGCTGGCCCGCAACCAGGAATCGCTGACCAGCTTTCTGCACCGCCAGGCGCTGGCGCTGCGCCTGGGCGAGGTGGACCAGGCGGCACTGCGCTTCCTGATCGAATCGCTGAACGACGACGGTTACCTGGAAGACGACCTGGCCACCCTGGCCCAGGGCCTGGCGGGCGACGACCTGGAGGCCCAGGAAGAGCTGGTGCACCGCTTTACCGTGGCCCTGCGCCTGCTGCAAAGCCTGGAGCCCGCGGGGGTGGGGGCTACCCACCTGGGCGAATGTCTGGTGCTGCAGCTCAAGGCGCTGCAATCCACCATGGGCAACGACCCGGTGCGCAAAACCGCGCTGCGTATCTGCCGCCAGCCCATGGACCTGCTGGCCCGGCGCGACGTGAAGCGCCTGGCCCAGCTCTGCCAGGCCAGCGATGCCGACATCAAGGCCGCGATCGCGCTGATCGCCCGTCTGGAGCCCAAGCCCGGCCGCCGTTTTGTGGACGTGGAGCGCAATATCGTGGTGCCCGACGTGATCGTCGCCAAGGTGGGCCGGGGTGCCAACGCCAAGTTCCGGGTAGTGCTGAATCCCGAGGTCATGCCGCGCCTGCGCGTGCACGACATCTACGCCAACGCCCTGCGCCAGCACAAGGGCGGCGGCAAGGATGCGTCGAACAACGCCGCCCTGCAGCAACGCCTGCAGGAGGCCCGCTGGTTCATCAAGAACATCCAGCAGCGCTTCGACACCATTTTGCGGGTCAGCAACGCCATCGTGGAGCGGCAAAAAAGCTTCTTCAGCCACGGCGCGCTGGCCATGCGGCCCCTGGTGCTGCGCGAGATTGCCGACGAACTGGGCCTGCACGAATCCACCATCAGCCGCGTGACTACCGCCAAGTACATGGCCACGCCCTACGGCACCTTCGAGCTGAAATACTTCTTTGGCTCGTCCCTGGGCACCGAGACCGGCGGCAATGCCTCCAGCACCGCGGTGCGCGCACTCATTAAGCAGTTCGTCGCCTCCGAAGACCTGAAAAAGCCGCTCAGCGACAGCCAGCTGTCCGACATGCTGAAAGAGCAAGGCATCGAATGCGCCCGCCGCACCGTGGCCAAGTACCGCGAAGCCCTGCGGATTGCGCCGACGAATCTGCGCAAGGCGCTTTAA
- the psiF gene encoding phosphate starvation-inducible protein PsiF: MKQLFPLIAALGMAFSLGVAHAEDKPKTAQQTKMTTCNADAKTKALKGDERKTFMKTCLSAKAEAPAADDGKTAQQSKMVTCNKDATGKKGDERKKFMSECLKG, translated from the coding sequence ATGAAACAACTCTTTCCCCTGATCGCCGCCCTGGGTATGGCCTTTTCGCTGGGCGTGGCCCACGCCGAAGACAAGCCCAAGACCGCCCAGCAGACCAAAATGACCACCTGCAATGCCGACGCCAAGACCAAGGCGCTCAAGGGCGATGAGCGCAAAACCTTCATGAAGACCTGCCTGAGCGCCAAAGCCGAAGCCCCCGCCGCCGATGACGGCAAGACCGCACAGCAAAGCAAGATGGTCACCTGCAACAAGGACGCGACCGGCAAAAAGGGCGACGAGCGCAAGAAGTTCATGAGCGAGTGCTTGAAGGGCTAA
- the argS gene encoding arginine--tRNA ligase, with translation MLSVKHELLAALAVGLEKIAPGAGAKAAFESPKVAAHGDFACTAAMQLAKPLKLNPRQLGENLRAALLEQPAFEKWVEAIDIAGPGFINIKLKPAAKQEIVREVLAAGASFGVQPANGQHILVEFVSANPTGPLHVGHGRQAALGDAICNLYATQGWDVYREFYYNDAGVQIGTLATSTQLRAKGFKPGDTCWPTEADNPVSKNFYNGEYIADIANDFLAQKTVKADDREVTASGDVEDLDSIRAFAVAYLRREQDLDLQAFQVKFDNFYLESSLYTSGKVDATVQLLQDAGKTYEQDGALWLQSTDYGDDKNRVMRKTDGSYTYFVPDVAYHIAKWQRGFTKVVNIQGTDHHGTIARVRAGLQAANVGIPLGYPDYVLHTMVRVVRGGEEVKISKRAGSYVTLRDVIDWTSKDAVRFFLLSRKPDTEYTFDIDLARSQNNDNPVYYVQYAHARICKMLRDWAGDVASLQGVDLSSLLVPQAQTLMLQLAKYPEMLTNATDGFAPHDVTFYLRELAANLHSYYDAERVLVDNETLKLARLALVAACAQVLHNGLAVLGVSAPEKM, from the coding sequence ATGCTCTCAGTCAAACATGAATTGCTCGCGGCGCTGGCCGTCGGGCTAGAAAAAATTGCCCCCGGCGCCGGTGCCAAAGCCGCGTTCGAGTCTCCCAAGGTCGCGGCCCATGGCGATTTCGCCTGTACCGCCGCCATGCAACTGGCCAAGCCGCTCAAGCTGAACCCGCGCCAACTGGGTGAAAACCTGCGCGCAGCGCTGCTGGAACAGCCTGCGTTCGAAAAATGGGTCGAGGCCATCGACATCGCCGGGCCGGGCTTTATCAACATCAAACTAAAACCCGCCGCCAAGCAGGAAATCGTGCGCGAAGTGCTGGCCGCCGGGGCCAGCTTTGGCGTGCAGCCCGCCAATGGCCAGCACATTCTGGTGGAATTTGTCTCGGCCAACCCCACCGGCCCGCTGCACGTAGGCCATGGCCGCCAGGCGGCCTTGGGCGACGCCATCTGCAACCTGTACGCCACCCAGGGCTGGGACGTGTACCGCGAGTTCTATTACAACGACGCAGGCGTGCAGATCGGCACCCTGGCCACCAGCACGCAGTTGCGCGCCAAGGGCTTCAAGCCGGGCGACACCTGCTGGCCTACCGAGGCGGACAACCCGGTCAGCAAGAACTTCTACAACGGTGAGTACATCGCCGACATTGCCAACGACTTTCTGGCCCAAAAGACCGTCAAGGCCGACGACCGCGAAGTTACGGCCTCGGGTGATGTGGAAGACCTGGATTCCATCCGCGCCTTCGCCGTGGCTTATTTGCGCCGCGAGCAAGACCTGGATTTGCAGGCCTTCCAGGTGAAGTTCGACAACTTCTACCTCGAGTCCAGCCTGTACACCAGCGGCAAGGTCGATGCCACGGTGCAGCTGCTGCAAGACGCGGGCAAGACCTACGAGCAAGACGGCGCGCTGTGGCTGCAGTCCACCGACTACGGTGACGACAAGAACCGTGTGATGCGCAAGACGGACGGCAGCTACACCTACTTTGTGCCCGACGTGGCCTACCACATCGCCAAATGGCAGCGCGGTTTCACCAAGGTGGTCAACATCCAGGGCACCGACCACCACGGCACCATCGCCCGCGTGCGCGCCGGACTGCAGGCCGCCAACGTGGGCATCCCGCTGGGCTACCCCGACTACGTGCTGCACACCATGGTGCGGGTGGTGCGCGGCGGCGAAGAGGTCAAAATCTCCAAGCGCGCGGGCAGCTACGTCACGCTGCGCGACGTGATCGACTGGACCAGCAAGGACGCGGTGCGCTTCTTCCTGCTCAGCCGCAAGCCCGATACCGAATACACCTTCGACATCGACCTGGCCCGCTCGCAGAACAACGACAACCCGGTCTACTACGTGCAGTACGCCCATGCCCGCATCTGCAAAATGCTGCGTGACTGGGCGGGCGATGTGGCCAGCCTGCAAGGCGTAGACCTGTCCAGCCTGCTGGTGCCCCAGGCCCAGACCCTGATGCTGCAACTGGCCAAGTACCCCGAGATGCTGACCAATGCCACCGACGGCTTTGCGCCGCACGACGTGACCTTCTACCTGCGCGAACTGGCCGCCAACCTGCACAGCTACTACGATGCAGAGCGCGTGTTGGTAGACAACGAGACCCTCAAACTGGCCCGCCTGGCCCTGGTCGCCGCCTGCGCCCAGGTGCTGCACAATGGTTTGGCGGTACTCGGGGTGAGTGCCCCAGAAAAAATGTAA
- the lptA gene encoding lipopolysaccharide export system protein LptA: MKNAYHTLILLLLCACAGGSAWAEKADRLKPMNVESDAMRYDDLKQTNVFTGRVVLTKGTIVIRGARVDVRQDAEGNQIGIVTAEPGKLAYFKQKRDGVDEYIEGEGETIEYSSKLDNVRFIKRAVMRRLLGSKVNDEVTGGVIVYDNTTDVFTVDNGTPANNPGGQNGRVRAMLTPKVVAPAASAPAGSASPALRSSTTLEGAQK; this comes from the coding sequence ATGAAAAACGCCTACCACACTCTCATCCTCTTGTTGCTATGCGCTTGCGCGGGCGGCTCTGCCTGGGCTGAAAAAGCCGACCGCCTCAAGCCCATGAACGTCGAATCCGATGCCATGCGCTACGACGACCTGAAGCAAACCAATGTGTTCACGGGTCGCGTGGTCCTGACCAAGGGGACCATCGTCATCCGGGGTGCCCGGGTGGATGTGCGCCAGGATGCCGAGGGCAACCAGATCGGCATCGTCACCGCCGAGCCCGGCAAGCTGGCTTACTTCAAGCAAAAGCGCGACGGCGTGGACGAATACATCGAAGGCGAGGGCGAAACCATCGAGTACAGCAGCAAGCTGGACAACGTGCGTTTCATCAAGCGCGCGGTGATGCGCCGCCTGCTGGGCAGCAAAGTCAATGACGAAGTCACCGGCGGTGTCATCGTCTACGACAACACCACCGATGTCTTTACGGTGGACAACGGCACCCCCGCCAACAACCCCGGCGGCCAAAACGGCCGTGTGCGCGCCATGCTGACCCCCAAGGTGGTGGCTCCGGCCGCCTCTGCCCCTGCGGGCAGCGCCAGCCCGGCGCTGCGCTCCAGCACCACGCTCGAGGGCGCGCAGAAGTGA
- the lptB_7 gene encoding lipopolysaccharide export system ATP-binding protein LptB, translating to MTGPLAAAESRLEARHLQKAYGSRKVVKDVTLAVKKGEVVGLLGPNGAGKTTSFYMIVGLVRADGGSISIDGQPVEHMPIHRRSRLGLSYLPQEASIFRKLTVEENVRAVLELQFDEAGKSLTKEVIEQRLTALLEDLRVEHLRQSSALSLSGGERRRVEIARALATQPRFILLDEPFAGIDPIAVIEIQRIIGFLKSRGIGVLITDHNVRETLGICDHAYIISDGNVLAQGTPSEIVDNADVRRVYLGEHFRM from the coding sequence GTGACGGGCCCGCTCGCCGCAGCAGAAAGCCGTCTGGAAGCCCGCCACCTGCAAAAGGCCTACGGCAGCCGCAAAGTCGTCAAAGACGTGACCCTGGCGGTCAAAAAGGGCGAAGTGGTGGGTCTGCTCGGCCCCAACGGCGCGGGCAAGACCACGTCGTTCTACATGATCGTGGGCCTGGTGCGGGCCGACGGCGGCAGCATTTCCATCGACGGCCAGCCGGTGGAGCACATGCCCATCCACCGCCGTTCGCGCCTGGGCCTGAGCTATTTGCCGCAAGAGGCCTCGATTTTTCGCAAGCTCACGGTGGAAGAAAACGTGCGCGCCGTGCTGGAGTTGCAGTTTGATGAAGCCGGCAAGTCGCTGACCAAAGAGGTCATCGAGCAGCGCCTGACGGCCTTGCTGGAGGATTTGCGGGTCGAGCACCTGCGCCAGTCCAGCGCCTTGTCCTTGTCCGGGGGCGAGCGCCGCCGGGTGGAAATTGCCCGCGCCTTGGCCACCCAGCCGCGGTTTATCCTGCTGGACGAGCCGTTTGCCGGTATCGACCCGATTGCGGTGATCGAGATCCAGCGCATCATCGGCTTTTTGAAGTCGCGCGGCATCGGTGTGCTGATCACCGACCACAACGTGCGCGAAACCCTGGGTATTTGCGACCACGCCTACATCATCAGCGACGGCAACGTGCTGGCCCAAGGTACGCCGTCCGAGATCGTCGACAACGCCGATGTCCGCCGGGTCTACCTGGGCGAGCACTTCCGCATGTGA
- the ftsN gene encoding cell division protein FtsN gives MKKQKQSGGTIIGFIVGVVVGLGSALAVAVYVTKVPIPFMSGKTQISGADHDAAETQKNKDWDPNTPLHGKNPVRPVVPAATPEPAPEPTVAVPPPAVLPAAPAVSVAAKPKPDPKPAASAPTTSADPLGDLAKAKAKAAPTTVSTAAPALAPTAEPFEYFVQAGAFRTTEDAEAQRAKLAMMGMEAKVTEREQSGRTVYRVRMGPYAKRDDAERAKDKLESAGGDTTLVRVQR, from the coding sequence ATGAAAAAGCAAAAGCAAAGCGGCGGCACCATCATCGGCTTCATCGTCGGGGTGGTGGTAGGCCTGGGGTCGGCGCTGGCGGTGGCGGTGTACGTCACCAAGGTGCCGATTCCGTTCATGAGCGGCAAAACCCAGATCAGCGGTGCCGACCACGATGCCGCCGAAACCCAGAAGAACAAGGATTGGGACCCCAACACCCCGCTGCACGGCAAAAATCCGGTGCGCCCGGTCGTGCCTGCGGCCACACCCGAACCCGCCCCCGAGCCTACCGTGGCCGTGCCACCGCCTGCCGTGCTGCCTGCAGCCCCGGCGGTGTCGGTGGCGGCCAAGCCCAAGCCGGACCCCAAACCCGCTGCCAGCGCTCCCACGACCAGCGCCGACCCCCTGGGCGATCTGGCCAAGGCCAAAGCCAAGGCGGCGCCAACCACAGTGTCCACCGCCGCACCCGCGCTGGCCCCCACCGCCGAGCCGTTTGAATACTTTGTGCAGGCCGGGGCCTTCCGCACCACCGAAGATGCCGAAGCCCAGCGCGCCAAGCTGGCCATGATGGGCATGGAAGCCAAGGTGACCGAGCGCGAACAGTCGGGCCGCACGGTCTACCGCGTGCGCATGGGCCCCTACGCCAAGCGCGACGATGCCGAGCGCGCCAAAGACAAGCTGGAAAGTGCCGGTGGCGACACCACCCTGGTCCGCGTACAGCGTTAG
- the yngG_2 gene encoding hydroxymethylglutaryl-CoA lyase YngG, translating to MATLNPPLGVLISEVGPRDGLQSVAATMATPHKLRWLDALHASGIREVEVGSFVPPKLLPQMADVAEVVRHALGLPGWTVMALVPNLRGAEAALAAGVHKLTIPVSASAAHSLANVRKTREEMVAEVGRIVELRNATAPAVPIEVGMSTAFGCTLQGAVPDAEVLWLASALVRVGVDEVGLSDTTGMANPAQVRRLFLALRAEIGDKAGAAHMHNTRGLGLANCLAAYEAGVRTFDASLGGLGGCPYAPGASGNVVTEDLVFMFEAMGIATGIDLATLFQARAPLQAGLPGEAIYGMTPEAGLPKNFTQGFQNV from the coding sequence ATGGCCACGCTAAACCCACCGCTGGGCGTGTTGATCAGCGAAGTCGGCCCGCGCGACGGCCTGCAGTCGGTGGCAGCCACCATGGCCACACCGCACAAGCTGCGCTGGCTGGATGCTCTGCACGCCAGCGGCATCCGCGAGGTGGAGGTGGGCTCCTTCGTGCCGCCCAAGCTGCTGCCGCAAATGGCCGACGTGGCCGAAGTGGTGCGCCACGCACTGGGCTTGCCCGGCTGGACGGTGATGGCCCTGGTGCCGAATCTGCGCGGGGCCGAGGCGGCGCTCGCAGCGGGCGTGCACAAGCTGACCATCCCCGTGTCGGCCAGCGCCGCCCATTCCCTGGCCAATGTGCGCAAAACCCGTGAGGAGATGGTGGCCGAGGTGGGGCGCATCGTGGAGTTGCGCAACGCCACCGCGCCCGCCGTGCCCATTGAGGTGGGCATGTCCACTGCCTTTGGCTGCACCTTGCAGGGCGCGGTGCCCGATGCCGAGGTGCTGTGGCTGGCTTCTGCGCTGGTGCGGGTGGGTGTGGACGAGGTGGGTCTGTCGGACACCACCGGCATGGCCAACCCGGCGCAGGTGCGGCGTTTGTTCCTGGCGCTGCGGGCCGAGATTGGCGACAAGGCCGGGGCGGCGCACATGCACAACACCCGCGGCCTGGGTCTGGCCAACTGCCTGGCCGCGTACGAGGCGGGCGTGCGCACTTTCGATGCGTCGCTGGGCGGGCTGGGCGGCTGCCCGTATGCGCCGGGTGCGTCAGGCAATGTGGTCACCGAAGACCTGGTCTTCATGTTCGAGGCCATGGGCATTGCCACTGGCATCGACCTGGCCACGCTGTTCCAGGCCCGCGCCCCGCTGCAGGCCGGGCTGCCCGGCGAAGCCATCTACGGCATGACCCCCGAGGCCGGGCTGCCCAAAAATTTCACCCAAGGATTCCAGAATGTCTGA
- the uctC_5 gene encoding acetyl-CoA:oxalate CoA-transferase, whose translation MSEANALPYAHIRVVEFTHMVMGPTCGLVLGDLGAEVIKVEPIGHGREGDSTRQLLGSGAGFFALFNRNKKSLALDLQTPEGKEAALRLIATADIVSENFKPGTMAKLGLDYATLKKLNPRLIYVSHKGFLPGPYDHRTALDEVVQMMGGLAYMTGRPGDPLRAGTSVNDIMGGMFGAIGAMAALAQREKTGLGQEVQSALFENNVFLVAQHMLQYAVTGQPAAPMPARISPWGIYDVFSVQGGEQIFLAVVSNTAWKVFCEAFDLGDLQYDARLASNNDRVRAREWMMPLLRERMAAFSATHIAEVFERHALPFAPITRPHDLLDDPHLQATGGLAPMTLPDGRATHTVLLPLTLDGQRPGLRLDPPRLGEHSAELLRELGYGDAEIQSLMLLNK comes from the coding sequence ATGTCTGAAGCCAACGCATTGCCTTACGCCCACATCCGCGTCGTCGAATTCACCCACATGGTGATGGGCCCCACCTGCGGCCTGGTGCTGGGCGACCTGGGGGCCGAGGTGATCAAGGTCGAACCCATAGGCCATGGCCGCGAGGGCGACAGCACCCGGCAGCTGCTGGGCTCGGGCGCGGGATTCTTCGCCCTGTTCAACCGCAACAAGAAAAGCCTGGCGCTGGACTTGCAAACCCCCGAGGGCAAGGAGGCCGCGCTACGCCTGATCGCCACCGCCGACATCGTCAGCGAGAACTTCAAGCCCGGCACCATGGCCAAGCTGGGGCTGGACTACGCCACGCTCAAAAAACTGAACCCGCGCCTGATTTACGTCAGCCACAAGGGCTTTCTGCCCGGCCCTTACGACCACCGCACCGCGCTGGACGAGGTGGTGCAAATGATGGGCGGCCTGGCCTACATGACCGGCCGCCCCGGCGACCCGTTGCGCGCGGGCACCAGCGTGAACGACATCATGGGCGGCATGTTTGGTGCGATCGGGGCCATGGCGGCCCTGGCCCAGCGAGAGAAAACGGGCCTGGGCCAGGAGGTGCAGAGCGCGCTGTTCGAGAACAACGTGTTTCTGGTGGCCCAGCACATGCTGCAGTACGCCGTGACCGGCCAGCCTGCCGCGCCCATGCCCGCCCGCATCTCTCCCTGGGGCATTTACGACGTGTTCAGCGTGCAGGGCGGGGAGCAGATCTTTCTGGCCGTGGTCAGCAACACGGCCTGGAAGGTGTTTTGCGAGGCTTTTGATCTGGGCGATTTGCAATACGACGCGCGTCTGGCCAGCAACAACGACCGGGTGCGCGCCCGCGAGTGGATGATGCCGCTGCTGCGCGAGCGTATGGCCGCCTTCAGCGCCACCCATATCGCCGAGGTGTTTGAGCGCCACGCGCTGCCGTTTGCCCCCATCACCCGCCCGCACGATTTGCTGGACGACCCGCACCTGCAAGCCACCGGCGGCCTGGCCCCCATGACCCTGCCCGATGGCCGCGCCACCCACACCGTGCTGCTGCCTTTGACACTGGACGGCCAGCGCCCCGGCCTGCGCCTGGACCCGCCGCGCCTGGGCGAACACAGTGCCGAGCTGCTGCGCGAGCTGGGCTATGGCGATGCCGAGATCCAGTCCTTGATGCTATTGAATAAATAG
- the dmlR_17 gene encoding HTH-type transcriptional regulator DmlR has translation MDRLKTLESFVAVVARGSLTAAAQAEGVAPAIIGRRLDALEERLGVKLLLRTTRRISLTHEGSAFLEDCQRVLADLANAEASVSAGGMQASGHLRITAPAGFGRRHVAPLVPWFREQHPDVTVTLNLSDRVVDLGGEGFDCAVRVGDLPDSSLVSVRLADNRRLCVATPAFLKRHGTPQQPADLAKFDCLALSSEASQTRGWAFTAPGSPDVFYAKPSGPLNCSDGQVLHDWCLAGYGIAWRSTWEVEAEIASGQLVSVLDAFAAPPNGIYAVFAQRKHLPLRVRLWIDFLKLHYSQPGFWTGADVKKPG, from the coding sequence ATGGACCGCCTGAAAACCCTGGAATCCTTCGTTGCCGTGGTGGCGCGCGGCAGCCTGACCGCGGCGGCCCAGGCCGAGGGCGTGGCCCCGGCCATCATCGGGCGGCGGCTGGACGCGCTGGAGGAGCGCCTGGGCGTGAAGCTTCTGCTGCGCACCACCCGGCGCATCAGCCTCACCCACGAGGGCAGCGCGTTTCTGGAAGACTGCCAGCGCGTGCTGGCCGACCTGGCCAATGCAGAGGCCAGCGTGTCCGCCGGGGGCATGCAGGCCAGCGGCCACCTGCGTATCACCGCGCCCGCCGGGTTTGGCCGCCGCCATGTGGCCCCGCTGGTGCCGTGGTTTCGCGAGCAGCACCCGGATGTCACCGTGACCCTGAACCTGAGCGACCGGGTGGTGGACCTGGGCGGCGAGGGTTTTGACTGCGCGGTGCGGGTGGGCGATTTGCCCGACTCCAGCCTGGTCAGCGTGCGCCTGGCCGACAACCGCCGCCTGTGCGTGGCCACCCCGGCGTTTTTAAAGCGGCATGGCACGCCGCAGCAGCCCGCCGACCTGGCCAAATTCGACTGCCTGGCCCTGTCCAGCGAGGCCTCGCAAACCCGGGGCTGGGCGTTCACTGCGCCGGGCAGCCCGGACGTGTTCTACGCCAAACCCAGTGGCCCGCTGAACTGCTCGGACGGCCAGGTGCTGCACGACTGGTGCCTGGCGGGCTACGGCATCGCCTGGCGCAGCACCTGGGAGGTGGAGGCCGAGATCGCCAGCGGCCAACTGGTGTCGGTGCTGGACGCATTTGCCGCGCCGCCCAACGGCATTTACGCCGTTTTTGCCCAGCGCAAGCATTTGCCACTGCGGGTTCGGCTGTGGATCGATTTTCTGAAGCTGCACTACAGCCAGCCGGGGTTCTGGACCGGGGCGGACGTAAAAAAACCCGGCTGA